The proteins below are encoded in one region of Pseudomonas putida S13.1.2:
- a CDS encoding sensor histidine kinase — protein sequence MPLLNPSKGWSSSTSRLLALYSFLFVAWSSILMGVLYFEVSSYLNKLTRHSMLQRQHLFAHMSGKQLDDALIASQAFEERSFDAYGLFDTQLNPIGGSVRTLPPELRLDGKIHELKRCLDADDPHLPRDSCDAVAIKVQDGRWLVLFRDNGSLFVVTRIILDALLWGISLTLIPGFAGWYLLRRRPLKRIRAIQAQAELIVAGDLTHRLPLSARRDELDMLAAIVNAMLDRIERLMHEVKGVCDNIAHDLRTPLTRLRAQLYRIRQQSDVDSAQAEALDQAIGETDTLMARFRGLLRISELEDRQRRAGFVQLDPHELLVELHDFYLPLAEDGGIHLQLHQPALLPALYGDRELLFEALANLVGNGIKFTPEGGQVRICATQDDNGVHLAIEDSGPGIPEEERTAVLKRFYRSDEGHRHAGFGLGLSIVAAIVDLHGFGLEIGDSELGGAKLVLHCPLAGLAK from the coding sequence ATGCCATTGCTGAACCCGTCTAAGGGCTGGAGCTCCTCCACCAGCCGCCTGCTGGCGCTGTACAGCTTTCTGTTCGTGGCCTGGAGCAGCATCCTCATGGGTGTGCTGTACTTCGAGGTGTCCAGCTACCTGAACAAGCTCACCCGCCATTCGATGCTGCAGCGCCAGCATCTGTTCGCGCACATGAGCGGCAAACAACTGGACGACGCACTGATCGCCAGCCAGGCCTTCGAGGAGCGAAGCTTCGACGCCTATGGCCTGTTCGACACCCAGCTCAACCCGATTGGCGGCAGTGTGCGTACCCTGCCCCCGGAGCTCAGGCTGGACGGCAAGATCCATGAGTTGAAACGCTGCCTGGATGCCGACGACCCACACCTGCCCCGCGACAGCTGCGATGCGGTGGCGATCAAAGTGCAAGATGGCCGCTGGCTGGTACTGTTCCGCGATAACGGCTCACTGTTCGTGGTTACCCGGATCATTCTCGATGCCCTGCTCTGGGGTATCTCCTTGACGCTGATCCCAGGCTTTGCCGGCTGGTATTTGTTGCGCCGCCGGCCGCTGAAGCGTATCCGTGCAATCCAGGCCCAGGCCGAGCTGATCGTCGCCGGCGACCTGACCCACCGCCTGCCGTTGTCGGCCCGGCGCGACGAGCTGGACATGCTGGCAGCCATCGTCAACGCCATGCTGGACCGCATCGAGCGGCTGATGCATGAGGTCAAGGGGGTGTGCGACAACATTGCCCATGACCTGCGTACCCCGCTCACCCGCCTGCGCGCCCAGCTGTACCGCATTCGCCAGCAGAGCGACGTCGACTCCGCGCAAGCCGAGGCGCTGGACCAGGCCATCGGCGAAACCGACACCCTGATGGCGCGTTTTCGCGGGTTGCTACGCATCAGCGAACTGGAAGACCGCCAGCGCCGGGCCGGCTTCGTCCAGCTTGACCCGCATGAACTGCTGGTCGAACTGCACGACTTCTATTTGCCTTTGGCCGAGGATGGCGGCATCCATCTGCAATTGCACCAGCCCGCGCTGCTGCCGGCACTGTACGGTGACCGAGAACTGCTGTTCGAGGCACTGGCCAACCTGGTGGGCAACGGTATCAAGTTCACGCCCGAGGGTGGGCAAGTGCGGATTTGCGCAACGCAGGACGATAACGGCGTGCACCTGGCTATCGAGGACAGCGGGCCGGGTATTCCCGAAGAAGAGCGTACTGCGGTGCTGAAGCGGTTTTATCGCAGCGATGAAGGCCATCGCCATGCCGGGTTCGGGCTGGGATTGTCGATCGTTGCGGCGATCGTCGACCTGCATGGGTTCGGGCTGGAGATTGGGGACAGCGAGCTGGGTGGTGCGAAGCTGGTATTGCACTGCCCGCTTGCGGGGCTGGCCAAGTAA
- a CDS encoding response regulator transcription factor, with amino-acid sequence MPRVLTIEDDAVTGQEIVAELTSHGLEVDWADNGREGLAKAIAGGYDLITLDRMLPEVDGLTIVTTLRSLKIATPILMISALSDVDERVRGLRAGGDDYLTKPFASDEMAARVEVLLRRNSVPMTQTRLQVADLQLDLISHEARRGDNTLNLLPTEYKLLEYLMRHSGQVITRMMIFEEVWGYHFDPGTNLIDVHIGRLRKKIDSPGQSPLIRTVRGSGYAIAEPV; translated from the coding sequence ATGCCTCGCGTACTGACCATCGAAGACGACGCCGTCACCGGCCAGGAAATCGTCGCCGAACTTACCAGCCACGGCCTGGAGGTGGATTGGGCCGACAATGGCCGTGAAGGCCTGGCCAAGGCCATTGCCGGTGGCTACGACCTGATCACCCTGGACCGCATGCTGCCCGAGGTTGATGGCCTGACCATCGTCACTACCTTGCGCAGCCTCAAGATCGCCACGCCGATCCTGATGATCAGCGCCCTCTCCGACGTCGACGAACGGGTACGCGGCCTGCGTGCCGGCGGTGACGACTACCTGACCAAGCCATTTGCCTCCGACGAAATGGCCGCACGGGTCGAGGTATTGCTGCGCCGCAACAGTGTGCCCATGACCCAGACACGCCTGCAGGTCGCCGACCTGCAACTGGACCTGATCAGCCACGAGGCGCGCCGCGGTGACAATACGCTCAACCTGCTGCCCACCGAATACAAACTGCTGGAGTACCTGATGCGCCACAGCGGCCAGGTGATCACACGGATGATGATTTTCGAAGAAGTCTGGGGCTACCATTTCGACCCCGGCACAAACCTGATCGACGTGCATATCGGCCGCCTGCGCAAGAAAATCGACTCCCCCGGCCAGTCGCCGCTGATCCGTACGGTACGGGGCTCCGGCTATGCCATTGCTGAACCCGTCTAA
- the csiR gene encoding DNA-binding transcriptional regulator CsiR: MEALAPRQNSAFSGYERLKKDIIRGVFKPGEKLLMSALKERYDLGVGPLREALSQLVAEHLVNAISQKGYRVAPMSLDEMNDIYDARANLEAMIIALAIERGDDAWEASVLAHSHTLAKVVEVKTREQRLDVWDERHKAFHTAIASGCGSKHLLQARTYLFDQAERYRHLWLTQTVFSEQALALKRQEHAALVEVILARDAKRASAMMRSHLMTPVPIIAQIMHAEGIGAR, encoded by the coding sequence TTGGAAGCGCTCGCCCCCCGACAAAACTCAGCATTCAGCGGGTATGAGAGGCTCAAGAAGGACATCATCCGTGGCGTGTTCAAGCCCGGTGAAAAACTGTTGATGAGCGCGCTGAAGGAACGCTACGACCTGGGCGTGGGCCCGCTGCGCGAGGCACTGTCGCAACTGGTGGCCGAGCACCTGGTCAACGCGATCAGCCAGAAAGGCTACCGGGTGGCGCCCATGTCGCTGGACGAGATGAACGACATCTACGATGCCCGCGCCAACCTGGAGGCAATGATCATCGCCCTGGCCATCGAGCGCGGCGACGACGCCTGGGAGGCGTCAGTGCTGGCCCACTCGCATACCCTGGCCAAGGTGGTTGAAGTAAAAACCCGCGAGCAGCGCCTGGATGTGTGGGACGAGCGGCACAAGGCGTTTCATACCGCCATTGCCTCGGGCTGCGGCTCCAAGCACCTGCTTCAGGCACGCACCTACCTGTTCGACCAGGCCGAGCGCTACCGCCACCTGTGGCTGACGCAGACGGTGTTCTCCGAACAGGCCCTGGCGCTCAAGCGCCAGGAACATGCAGCGCTGGTCGAGGTGATTCTCGCCCGTGACGCCAAGCGTGCCAGCGCCATGATGCGCTCGCACCTGATGACCCCGGTGCCGATCATCGCGCAGATCATGCATGCCGAAGGTATCGGCGCCCGCTGA
- the glaH gene encoding glutarate dioxygenase GlaH, which translates to MNAFTQIDELVMPLPLEPRGYTIAPSKQSPRLLELTFARETVEAFVQAVAEWPVQALEYKSFLRFRLGEILDELCQGTLRPVLLNTILDRATGGMLITPLGLDDVSQAEDMVKFTTACAHLIGRSNYDAMSGQFYARFVVVNSDNSDSYLRQPHRVMELHNDGTFVNQITDYVLMLKIDEKNMEGGNSLLLHLDDWEQCEEFFRHPMARREMRWTAPPSKKVAEDVFHSVFDTDGEGRPTMRYIDQFVQPENYEEGIWLNALSDSLEGSAKKVSVPVAVGSFLLINNLFWLHGRDRFTPHEGLRRELMRQRGYVAFPKPLYQRGQ; encoded by the coding sequence ATGAACGCTTTTACGCAGATCGACGAACTTGTGATGCCACTGCCGCTCGAGCCGCGTGGTTACACCATCGCCCCTTCGAAACAGTCGCCGCGCCTGCTTGAACTGACCTTCGCCCGAGAAACCGTCGAAGCGTTTGTCCAGGCTGTTGCCGAGTGGCCGGTGCAGGCGCTGGAGTACAAGTCGTTCCTGCGTTTCCGGCTGGGTGAAATCCTTGACGAACTGTGCCAGGGCACCCTGCGCCCGGTGCTGCTCAACACAATCCTTGATCGCGCCACCGGCGGCATGCTGATTACCCCGTTGGGCCTGGATGACGTAAGCCAGGCAGAGGACATGGTCAAGTTCACTACCGCTTGCGCGCATCTGATCGGCCGTTCCAACTACGACGCCATGAGCGGCCAGTTCTATGCACGCTTTGTGGTGGTCAATTCCGACAACTCCGACAGCTACCTGCGCCAGCCGCATCGGGTGATGGAGCTGCACAACGACGGCACTTTCGTGAACCAGATCACCGATTACGTGCTGATGCTGAAGATCGACGAAAAGAACATGGAAGGCGGGAATTCGCTGCTGCTGCACCTGGACGACTGGGAGCAGTGCGAGGAATTCTTCCGCCACCCTATGGCCCGCCGCGAAATGCGCTGGACCGCACCGCCGAGCAAGAAGGTGGCCGAAGATGTGTTCCACTCTGTGTTCGACACCGACGGCGAAGGTCGCCCGACCATGCGCTACATTGACCAGTTCGTGCAGCCGGAAAACTACGAGGAAGGCATCTGGCTGAACGCTCTGTCCGATTCGCTGGAAGGCAGCGCGAAGAAGGTTTCGGTGCCGGTGGCGGTTGGCAGCTTCCTGCTGATCAACAACCTGTTCTGGCTGCACGGTCGCGACCGCTTCACCCCGCATGAGGGCCTGCGCCGTGAGCTGATGCGCCAGCGTGGTTACGTCGCCTTCCCCAAACCGCTGTACCAGCGCGGGCAATAA
- the lhgO gene encoding L-2-hydroxyglutarate oxidase encodes MYDFIIIGGGIVGMSTAMHLIKVYPDAKILLLEKESGPARHQTGHNSGVIHAGVYYTPGSLKARFCLEGNKATKAFCTQHGIRFDECGKLLVATNELEMQRMKALWERTAANGLERHWLSADELREREPNIVGMGGIFVPSSGIVNYAQVTAAMGAEFQRAGGEIRYGAEVVGLQEQASEVIVRTQRDEFRSRFLVTCSGLMADRVVSMLGLRTEFVICPFRGEYYLLPKQHNQIVNHLIYPIPDPSMPFLGVHLTRMIDGTVTVGPNAVLAMKREGYRKTDVSPSDLFQTLTTPGILKVLARNFRPGLIEMKNSLFKGGYLKQVQKYCPSITKADLTPYPAGVRAQAVSRDGKLIDDFLFVNTARSVNVCNAPSPAATSAIPIGAYIVEKVCEQVTRAGGSVPKADLTASQRAAS; translated from the coding sequence GTGTACGATTTCATCATTATTGGCGGTGGCATTGTGGGCATGTCCACGGCCATGCACCTGATCAAGGTCTACCCGGACGCAAAGATTCTCCTGCTGGAGAAGGAGTCCGGCCCGGCCCGCCACCAGACCGGTCACAACAGCGGCGTGATCCACGCTGGCGTGTACTACACCCCCGGCAGCCTCAAGGCGCGCTTCTGCCTGGAAGGTAACAAGGCCACCAAGGCCTTCTGCACCCAGCACGGCATCCGCTTCGATGAGTGCGGCAAGCTGCTGGTGGCTACCAACGAGCTGGAAATGCAGCGCATGAAGGCGCTGTGGGAGCGTACCGCGGCCAACGGCCTGGAGCGCCATTGGCTGTCGGCCGACGAACTGCGCGAGCGCGAGCCCAATATCGTGGGAATGGGGGGCATCTTCGTGCCGTCCAGCGGCATCGTCAATTACGCCCAAGTGACTGCTGCGATGGGCGCTGAATTCCAGCGTGCCGGCGGCGAGATCCGCTATGGGGCAGAGGTGGTCGGCCTGCAGGAACAAGCCAGCGAAGTGATCGTGCGCACGCAGCGCGACGAGTTCCGTAGCCGTTTCCTGGTGACCTGCTCGGGCCTGATGGCCGACCGCGTGGTCAGCATGCTGGGCCTGCGCACCGAGTTTGTCATCTGCCCGTTCCGGGGCGAGTACTACTTGCTGCCCAAGCAGCACAACCAGATCGTCAACCACCTGATCTACCCGATCCCCGACCCGTCGATGCCGTTTTTGGGCGTGCACCTGACCCGCATGATCGACGGCACGGTCACGGTTGGCCCCAACGCCGTACTGGCGATGAAGCGCGAGGGCTACCGCAAGACCGACGTCAGCCCCAGCGACCTGTTCCAGACCCTGACCACCCCCGGCATTCTCAAGGTGCTGGCGAGGAACTTCCGCCCGGGCCTGATCGAGATGAAAAACTCGCTGTTCAAGGGCGGCTACCTCAAGCAGGTGCAGAAGTACTGCCCGAGCATCACCAAGGCCGACCTCACGCCTTACCCGGCCGGTGTGCGCGCCCAGGCGGTTTCGCGCGACGGCAAGCTGATCGACGACTTCCTGTTCGTCAACACCGCACGCAGCGTCAACGTGTGCAATGCACCGTCGCCGGCCGCCACCTCGGCCATCCCGATCGGCGCCTATATCGTCGAGAAGGTGTGTGAGCAGGTCACCCGTGCAGGTGGCAGCGTCCCCAAGGCGGACCTGACGGCCAGCCAGCGGGCGGCCAGCTGA
- the gabP gene encoding GABA permease, with the protein MQTHKNNLSHGLKSRHVTMLSIAGVIGAGLFVGSGRAIAEAGPATILAYILAGGLVVLVMRMLAEMAVASPDTGSFSTYADLAIGKWAGYTIGWLYWWFWVLIIPIEANIAATIINSWVPQMEIWVLSLVITLLLTATNLFSVKNYGEFEFWLALVKVVAIVAFIALGVCAIFGLLPGSGVSGVSRLWDTGGFMPNGFGAVLSAMLITMFSFLGAEVVTIAAAESSDAGKHISKATNSVIWRITLFYILSIFIVIALVPWTDPRLATEGSYVTVLDTLGVANAKAIIDFVVLTSVTSCLNSSLYTASRMVYSLSRRGDAPACAQVTSRSGTPVVAVLLSTGAAFLAVIANYLVPAKVFGFLMASSGAIALLVYLVIAISQLRLRQRLTAQGKTLGYRMWLFPWLTWGVIVFICSVLVVMLLRPDHRLEVVSTMVLAVLVVCSGLLVTRRRARGVPINSLGQGA; encoded by the coding sequence ATGCAAACCCACAAGAACAATTTGAGTCATGGATTGAAATCACGGCATGTCACCATGCTGTCCATTGCCGGTGTGATCGGCGCCGGCCTGTTCGTTGGCTCTGGTCGTGCCATTGCTGAAGCAGGGCCGGCCACCATTCTGGCCTATATACTGGCCGGTGGCCTGGTGGTGCTGGTGATGCGCATGCTGGCCGAAATGGCGGTGGCTTCGCCGGATACCGGTTCGTTTTCCACCTATGCTGATCTCGCCATCGGCAAGTGGGCGGGCTACACCATCGGTTGGCTGTACTGGTGGTTCTGGGTGCTGATCATTCCCATCGAAGCCAACATTGCCGCCACCATCATCAATTCCTGGGTCCCGCAGATGGAGATCTGGGTATTGTCGTTGGTGATTACCTTGTTGCTGACCGCCACCAACCTGTTCAGCGTGAAGAACTATGGCGAGTTCGAGTTCTGGCTGGCACTGGTAAAAGTGGTGGCGATCGTCGCGTTCATTGCACTTGGCGTGTGCGCCATTTTCGGCCTGCTGCCCGGTTCCGGTGTCAGCGGTGTCTCGCGCCTCTGGGATACCGGTGGTTTCATGCCCAATGGTTTCGGTGCGGTGCTGAGCGCCATGCTGATCACCATGTTCTCGTTCCTCGGCGCCGAGGTGGTGACCATTGCCGCAGCCGAATCCTCTGATGCGGGCAAGCATATTTCCAAGGCCACCAATTCGGTGATCTGGCGGATCACCTTGTTCTACATCCTGTCGATTTTCATCGTCATCGCGCTGGTGCCCTGGACTGATCCGCGCCTGGCGACCGAAGGTTCCTATGTCACGGTGCTGGATACCCTGGGCGTGGCGAATGCCAAGGCCATCATCGATTTTGTGGTGTTGACTTCGGTGACCAGTTGCCTGAACTCGTCGCTGTATACCGCTTCGCGCATGGTCTACTCGCTGAGCCGCCGCGGAGATGCACCGGCCTGCGCCCAGGTGACCAGCCGCAGTGGCACGCCTGTGGTAGCGGTACTGCTATCCACTGGCGCGGCATTTTTGGCCGTGATCGCCAATTACCTGGTGCCGGCCAAGGTGTTCGGCTTCCTCATGGCCAGCTCGGGGGCCATTGCCTTGCTGGTGTACCTGGTCATCGCGATTTCCCAGTTGCGCCTGCGCCAGCGCCTGACCGCACAGGGCAAGACCCTGGGTTACCGCATGTGGCTGTTCCCGTGGCTCACTTGGGGTGTGATCGTATTCATCTGCAGCGTGCTGGTCGTGATGCTGCTGCGTCCGGACCATCGCCTGGAAGTGGTGTCGACCATGGTGTTGGCTGTGTTGGTGGTGTGTTCCGGCTTGCTGGTCACGCGCCGGCGGGCGCGCGGGGTGCCGATCAACAGCTTAGGGCAGGGCGCCTGA
- a CDS encoding PA4780 family RIO1-like protein kinase translates to MKTPKRIEPLIEDGLVDEVLRPLMSGKEAAVYVVRCGNQVRCAKVYKEANKRSFRQAAEYQEGRKVRNSRQARAMAKGSKFGRKEAEDAWQNAEVAALFRLASAGVRVPKPYDFQDGVLLMELVTDADGDAAPRLNDVHLEAEEARTFHAFVIRQIVLMLCAGLVHGDLSEFNVLLGPDGPVIIDLPQAVDAAANNHAFSMLQRDVDNMAHYFGRFAPELKSTRYAQEMWALFEAGDLLPDSPLTGVFADDEHEADVSGVMREIDAARLDDARRRAARDEAEHGAVKAEEPTPPWLQ, encoded by the coding sequence ATGAAGACACCCAAAAGAATCGAACCCCTGATCGAAGACGGCCTGGTCGACGAAGTACTGCGGCCGTTGATGAGTGGCAAGGAGGCCGCCGTGTACGTGGTGCGCTGCGGCAACCAGGTGCGCTGCGCCAAGGTCTATAAAGAGGCCAACAAGCGCAGTTTCCGCCAGGCCGCCGAGTACCAGGAAGGCCGCAAGGTACGTAACAGTCGCCAGGCCCGGGCCATGGCCAAAGGCAGCAAGTTCGGCCGTAAAGAAGCCGAAGATGCCTGGCAGAACGCCGAAGTTGCGGCATTGTTCCGCCTGGCCAGTGCGGGTGTGAGGGTGCCCAAGCCCTACGACTTCCAGGACGGCGTGCTGTTGATGGAGCTGGTGACCGATGCCGATGGCGACGCTGCCCCGCGCCTGAACGACGTGCACCTGGAAGCCGAGGAAGCCCGCACGTTCCACGCCTTTGTCATTCGTCAGATCGTACTGATGCTTTGTGCGGGGCTGGTGCACGGTGACCTGTCCGAGTTCAACGTGCTGCTCGGCCCGGACGGGCCGGTGATCATCGACTTGCCGCAGGCCGTGGATGCAGCCGCCAACAACCACGCCTTCAGCATGCTGCAGCGCGACGTGGACAACATGGCCCATTATTTCGGGCGCTTTGCCCCGGAGCTGAAAAGCACCCGGTATGCGCAGGAGATGTGGGCGCTGTTCGAGGCCGGTGATTTGCTGCCCGACAGCCCGTTGACTGGGGTGTTCGCAGATGACGAACATGAAGCTGACGTGTCCGGGGTAATGCGCGAAATCGACGCCGCCCGGCTGGATGATGCACGCCGCCGTGCAGCGCGTGACGAGGCTGAGCATGGCGCGGTCAAGGCAGAGGAGCCCACGCCGCCCTGGTTGCAATAA
- the hemB gene encoding porphobilinogen synthase: MSNQFPSVRPRRLRQNESLRTIFQETEFRLEDLILPIFVEEGIDDFVPISSMPGVNRIPEKLLAQEIERYARAGIKSVMTFGVSHNLDATGSDTWNENGLVARMSRICKDTVPEMVVMSDTCFCEYTSHGHCGVLHDHGVDNDATLANLGKQAVIAAAAGADFIAPSAAMDGQVQAIRSALDGAGFHDTAIMAYSTKFASSLYGPFREAGGTTLKGDRKSYQMNPMNRREAVRESLLDEQEGADVLMVKPAGAYLDVIADIRAASRLPLAAYQVSGEYAMIKFGGLAGAIDEGRVVRESIGAIKRAGADLILTYFAMDLAREGI, from the coding sequence ATGTCCAACCAATTTCCGTCCGTTCGTCCACGCCGCCTGCGCCAGAACGAGTCCCTGCGCACGATCTTCCAGGAAACCGAATTCCGCCTGGAAGACCTGATCCTGCCGATCTTCGTCGAAGAGGGCATCGATGACTTCGTGCCGATCTCCAGCATGCCTGGGGTCAACCGCATCCCCGAGAAGCTGCTGGCCCAGGAAATCGAGCGTTATGCCCGTGCCGGTATCAAGTCGGTGATGACCTTTGGCGTGTCGCACAACCTGGACGCCACCGGCAGCGACACCTGGAACGAAAACGGCCTGGTCGCGCGCATGTCGCGCATCTGCAAGGACACCGTGCCGGAAATGGTGGTGATGTCCGACACCTGCTTCTGCGAATACACCAGCCACGGCCACTGCGGCGTGCTGCATGACCATGGTGTGGACAACGACGCCACCTTGGCCAACCTGGGCAAGCAGGCGGTCATCGCCGCCGCTGCCGGTGCCGACTTCATCGCTCCGTCGGCAGCAATGGACGGCCAGGTACAGGCCATCCGTAGCGCGCTGGATGGTGCCGGTTTCCACGACACCGCGATCATGGCCTACTCCACCAAGTTCGCCTCGTCGCTGTATGGCCCGTTCCGTGAAGCCGGCGGTACCACGCTGAAGGGCGACCGCAAGAGCTACCAGATGAACCCGATGAACCGCCGCGAAGCAGTGCGCGAATCGCTGCTGGACGAGCAAGAGGGTGCGGATGTGCTGATGGTCAAGCCAGCTGGCGCCTACCTTGACGTGATCGCCGACATCCGCGCTGCCTCGCGCCTGCCGTTGGCGGCGTACCAGGTGAGTGGCGAGTACGCGATGATCAAGTTCGGCGGCCTTGCGGGCGCCATCGATGAAGGCCGGGTGGTGCGTGAAAGCATCGGCGCGATCAAGCGTGCCGGTGCCGACCTGATCCTGACCTACTTCGCCATGGACCTGGCGCGCGAAGGTATCTGA
- the proP gene encoding glycine betaine/L-proline transporter ProP: MKPRKKKVQPIGLKDITIVDDAKMKKAITAAALGNAMEWFDFGVYGFVAYALGKVFFPNADPSVQMIAALATFSVPFLIRPLGGLFFGALGDKFGRQKILAATIVIMSLSTFAIGLIPSYASIGIWAPILLLLAKMAQGFSVGGEYTGASIFVAEYAPDRKRGFLGSWLDFGSIAGFVLGAGVVVLISTILGEEKFLEWGWRLPFFLALPLGIIGLYLRHALEETPAFQQHVDKLEQGDREGLASGPKVSFKEVATQHWRSLVTCIGVVIATNVTYYMLLTYMPSYLSHNLHYSEDHGVLIIIAIMVGMLFVQPVIGLLSDKFGRRPFIIVGSVGLFALAIPAFMLINSGVLGVIFAGLLIIAVLLNFFIGVMASTLPAMFPTHIRYSALAAAFNISVLIAGLTPTITAWLVESTGDLYMPAYYLMVIAAIGLLTGLTMKETANKPLRGAAPAASDIEEARELLQEHHDNIEQKIEDIDAQIAELEAKRQTLAQQHPRID; the protein is encoded by the coding sequence ATGAAACCTCGCAAGAAAAAAGTCCAGCCAATCGGCCTGAAGGACATCACCATCGTCGACGACGCCAAGATGAAGAAGGCGATTACCGCTGCCGCACTGGGCAATGCGATGGAGTGGTTCGACTTTGGCGTATACGGCTTCGTGGCTTATGCCCTGGGCAAGGTGTTTTTCCCCAACGCCGACCCCAGCGTGCAGATGATCGCGGCGCTGGCCACCTTCTCGGTGCCGTTCCTGATTCGGCCATTGGGCGGGCTGTTCTTCGGCGCCTTGGGCGACAAGTTCGGGCGGCAGAAAATCCTCGCGGCGACCATCGTCATCATGTCGCTCAGCACCTTTGCCATCGGCCTGATACCGTCTTATGCCAGCATCGGCATCTGGGCACCGATCCTGTTGTTGCTGGCCAAGATGGCCCAGGGCTTTTCGGTGGGCGGCGAGTACACCGGCGCCTCGATCTTCGTGGCCGAATACGCCCCCGACCGCAAACGCGGTTTTCTCGGGAGCTGGCTGGACTTCGGCTCGATTGCCGGCTTTGTGCTAGGCGCGGGCGTAGTGGTGTTGATTTCCACCATTCTGGGCGAAGAAAAGTTCCTTGAATGGGGCTGGCGCCTGCCGTTCTTCCTGGCCCTGCCGTTGGGCATCATCGGCCTTTACCTGCGCCATGCGCTGGAAGAAACACCCGCGTTTCAGCAGCATGTCGACAAGCTGGAGCAGGGCGACCGCGAAGGCCTGGCCTCCGGGCCCAAGGTGTCGTTCAAGGAAGTGGCCACACAGCACTGGCGCAGCCTGGTGACCTGCATCGGCGTGGTGATTGCCACCAACGTCACCTACTACATGCTGCTCACCTACATGCCCAGCTACCTGTCGCACAACCTGCATTACAGCGAAGACCATGGCGTGCTGATCATTATTGCGATCATGGTCGGCATGCTGTTCGTGCAGCCGGTGATCGGCCTGCTCAGCGACAAGTTCGGCCGCCGGCCGTTCATCATCGTCGGCAGTGTCGGCCTGTTCGCCCTGGCCATTCCGGCGTTCATGCTGATCAACAGCGGCGTGCTGGGGGTGATTTTTGCCGGGCTGCTGATCATTGCCGTGCTGCTGAACTTCTTCATCGGTGTAATGGCCTCGACGCTGCCCGCGATGTTCCCTACGCACATCCGCTACAGCGCGCTGGCGGCCGCTTTCAACATTTCGGTGCTGATCGCCGGGCTTACCCCCACCATCACAGCCTGGCTGGTGGAAAGCACTGGCGACCTGTACATGCCGGCCTACTACCTGATGGTGATCGCCGCTATTGGCCTGCTGACTGGGTTGACCATGAAGGAAACCGCCAACAAGCCGCTGCGCGGCGCGGCACCGGCGGCGTCGGACATCGAGGAAGCGCGTGAGCTGTTGCAGGAGCACCACGACAACATCGAGCAGAAGATCGAGGACATCGATGCGCAGATTGCCGAGCTGGAAGCCAAGCGCCAGACCCTGGCACAGCAGCACCCGCGCATCGATTGA
- a CDS encoding YoaK family protein → MLPNALPARTARRLRLQVLRGRVGLGLVAGLSVLAGMTDAIGLLALGDFVSFMSGNTTRLAVAISEADLALVLRLSGAILGFVAGNALGVLLARGLRRRAWPVLLMVAVLLAFAAAWPFAATFPALLAATLAMGMINAVVEQVNGLPIGLTYVTGALSRFGRGLGRWLLGERRNGWRVQLVPWAGMLLGAALGAWLQQRLGLQALAGSCALAGVLALVSRFIPRGWQRGYMPR, encoded by the coding sequence ATGTTGCCCAACGCCCTCCCCGCGCGCACGGCCAGGCGGCTACGCCTGCAAGTGTTGCGTGGCCGTGTCGGCCTTGGCCTGGTCGCCGGTTTGTCAGTGCTGGCCGGCATGACCGACGCCATCGGCCTGCTGGCGCTGGGCGACTTCGTGTCGTTCATGAGTGGCAATACCACACGCCTGGCCGTGGCCATCAGTGAGGCAGACCTGGCCCTGGTGCTGCGCCTGAGTGGCGCGATACTGGGCTTTGTCGCTGGCAATGCGCTGGGCGTGCTGCTGGCCCGTGGCTTGCGCCGCCGGGCCTGGCCTGTGTTGCTGATGGTCGCCGTGCTGCTGGCGTTTGCGGCCGCCTGGCCATTTGCAGCCACCTTTCCGGCTTTATTGGCCGCCACGCTGGCCATGGGCATGATCAATGCCGTGGTTGAACAGGTGAACGGCCTGCCCATCGGCCTGACTTACGTCACCGGGGCCCTGTCCCGCTTTGGCCGTGGCCTGGGCCGTTGGCTGCTGGGCGAGCGGCGCAACGGCTGGCGGGTGCAGCTGGTGCCCTGGGCCGGCATGCTGCTGGGGGCCGCGTTGGGCGCCTGGTTGCAGCAGCGCCTGGGCCTGCAGGCACTGGCTGGCAGCTGCGCGCTGGCCGGTGTGCTGGCCCTGGTGTCGCGGTTCATCCCACGCGGCTGGCAGCGTGGCTACATGCCGCGCTGA